One Acidobacteriota bacterium genomic region harbors:
- a CDS encoding CvpA family protein, whose protein sequence is MTTLDWVLLAVVALSVLVAALRGFLYEAFSLAGVVFGFVIAAWGYARVSPWFLPYVKAQPIADFGAFCALFILTTLLFSLAGEIARSAAKSAGLRPVDRVFGGAFGLLRGLLAGAVIALAVAAFHPQAMEGSVVGSYFLVGARALSWTTPEDVRRQFREGTLAIRKAAEEKLAPPQPQPPAGAAPKKD, encoded by the coding sequence ATGACGACGCTGGATTGGGTCCTGTTGGCCGTCGTCGCGTTGTCGGTCCTGGTTGCCGCGTTGCGCGGGTTTCTGTACGAGGCGTTTTCCCTCGCCGGCGTCGTCTTTGGATTTGTGATCGCGGCCTGGGGATACGCCAGGGTTTCACCGTGGTTTTTGCCGTACGTGAAGGCGCAGCCGATCGCTGACTTCGGCGCTTTTTGCGCGCTCTTTATACTCACGACCTTGTTGTTCTCGCTGGCGGGTGAGATCGCCCGCAGCGCCGCGAAGTCCGCCGGACTCCGCCCCGTGGACCGTGTCTTCGGGGGCGCCTTCGGCCTGCTCCGCGGCCTGCTGGCCGGCGCCGTCATCGCGCTCGCCGTCGCCGCCTTCCATCCCCAGGCGATGGAGGGTTCGGTGGTCGGAAGTTATTTCCTGGTTGGGGCTCGCGCGCTCTCCTGGACCACCCCCGAGGACGTGCGCCGGCAGTTCCGTGAAGGGACGCTCGCCATCCGCAAGGCCGCAGAAGAAAAACTCGCGCCGCCGCAACCGCAGCCACCGGCCGGCGCCGCGCCGAAAAAAGATTAG
- a CDS encoding histidine kinase, with translation MKDQLEALVQQMHKSGILYSEAVREFKKRFLLTVLEQNGGNQCRAARELGMHRNTLSRTIAELKLDIRSVRGMGRRPPRAERPAPAFDKKAAR, from the coding sequence GTGAAGGACCAACTCGAAGCGCTCGTACAGCAGATGCACAAGAGCGGCATCCTCTATTCGGAAGCCGTCCGCGAGTTCAAGAAGCGCTTTCTGCTCACCGTGCTCGAGCAGAACGGCGGCAACCAGTGCCGCGCCGCGCGCGAGCTGGGCATGCACCGCAATACGCTCTCGCGCACCATCGCCGAGCTCAAGCTCGATATCCGTTCCGTCCGCGGCATGGGACGCCGGCCTCCACGCGCCGAGCGCCCCGCCCCCGCCTTCGACAAAAAAGCCGCCCGCTAA
- a CDS encoding phosphoribosylaminoimidazolesuccinocarboxamide synthase — translation MTQTTDQVLLHTDFPGLPLHASGKVRDVYALNGHLLFVATDRISAFDYVLATGIPQKGRVLTQLSLFWFDFLKPLVPSHLVTADVAQYPAALLPYRDQLEGRSMLVAKAGMVAVECVARGYLSGSGWKEYQQSGAVCGIKLPAGLKESDKLPQPIFTPATKAASGHDENITFADMVKRVGPELSEQLRDLTLKIYNQAAGYALTKGIIIADTKFEFGHTGAGLVLADEVLTPDSSRFWPADTYKPGGAQESFDKQYVRDYLESIQWNKQPPAPALPEEVARKTSQKYIEAYRRLTGRELKA, via the coding sequence GTGACCCAGACAACCGACCAAGTCCTGCTCCATACCGATTTCCCCGGACTTCCCTTGCACGCCTCCGGCAAGGTCCGCGATGTCTACGCGCTCAACGGACACCTCCTCTTTGTCGCCACCGATCGCATCTCGGCATTCGATTACGTGCTCGCCACCGGCATCCCGCAAAAAGGCCGCGTGCTCACGCAGCTCTCGCTTTTCTGGTTCGATTTCCTGAAGCCGCTCGTGCCCAGCCACCTGGTCACCGCTGACGTCGCGCAGTATCCCGCCGCGCTCCTGCCCTACCGCGATCAGCTCGAGGGACGCTCCATGCTCGTCGCCAAGGCCGGCATGGTCGCCGTCGAGTGCGTCGCCCGCGGATACCTCTCCGGCTCGGGCTGGAAGGAATACCAGCAGTCCGGCGCCGTCTGCGGCATCAAGCTGCCCGCCGGCCTCAAGGAATCCGACAAGCTCCCCCAGCCCATCTTCACCCCCGCGACAAAAGCCGCCAGCGGACACGACGAGAACATCACGTTTGCGGACATGGTCAAGCGCGTCGGCCCGGAACTCTCCGAGCAGCTCCGCGACCTGACCCTGAAGATCTATAACCAAGCCGCCGGTTACGCCCTGACCAAGGGCATCATCATCGCCGACACCAAGTTCGAGTTCGGACACACCGGCGCGGGCCTCGTGCTGGCCGACGAAGTCCTCACTCCAGACTCCTCCCGCTTCTGGCCGGCCGATACGTACAAGCCCGGCGGCGCGCAGGAGTCGTTCGACAAGCAGTATGTCCGCGATTATCTCGAGTCCATCCAGTGGAACAAGCAGCCCCCGGCGCCGGCCCTTCCGGAAGAGGTCGCCCGGAAGACCAGCCAGAAATACATAGAAGCGTATCGGCGTCTGACCGGGCGCGAGCTCAAGGCCTGA